The segment TAGGGAAGGTGCTTACTGGCTGACTCTTGCTGCTTAGCATTCTTGGTCTGTGGAGCGTAGCAAGGCATGGTGCAGGAAACACTGTAAGGGGTTAAAGGGGGAAAAGTTTGAGGTAGTTTATTGGTGCTAAAAATCCTTTTGCCCATTTTCCTCTTGCAGTAGTATGCTTTAATGATTAGCTagtaataatttccttttttgttagaaatacataaatttgtactagaatttttaaaaatttataagcAGAGGGATGGGAAAAGTAACTGaagagtgagtctgtgtgtgtgtgtggggggggagcaGAATATAGCTCACATTTGTTTTTGTAtgcaaaagaaaattataattaaatattgtTTGAAGTAGTAGGAAGGATTTAATAAGAATAACTTTGCATTGGTACCTAAAATACCATGAGGTAAAAGGGCTCATGGCTTACTGATTTTAACATGTGAAATTATATCATTCATAGTACTGAAATTTTTTCTTTTGCAGGCCAGGTCTTTCTCCACCTCGGTGGCTACCAGGCAACTGGTTCAGGTtggtttcttatttgttttccattTAACTTTTTAATAGAAATGTCATTTACACAATAAATAAGAAATTCTAAAAAGGTTCAATGAAACTTAAACTGATGTTTCTTTGCAGCCCCCAGTGCAGGTATTTGGAGTTGAGGGCCGATATGCTACCGCTCTTTATTCAGCAGCCATGAAGAAGAAGGCCCTTGATGCTGTAGACAAGGACCTCAAGGAGCTTTCTGTGAGTACTAAAACCTCTTGTAGTTGTCCATTGgaaattgtttattttcttgctcATTTTTAGAAGTAGGTAAAGTGTATTTGATCATTGCACAACTAAAACCTCTTTCATGCTTTTGTAAGTTTGATTGTCAAAATAGTGTGCAAGAATATTATGGGATTTCTAAGGCTGTGCATAGTATTTGCATTGCTATTTCACCTCCCATACAAAACATTCTGTAAACAGGTATTTTGATGCTTTTGAAAGAATGAATATTCAAGTAGAGATACAACTAAAATTGTCTTAAATTTTAATGAACAGTTGAATGTCATTGTATTTACAAGCTATGAATTAGAGACCTCTCCTAAGATTAGGTGGTAGCTTGCAATCACAGCAACAAAGGACCAGACTTTTTACATATTTGCTTTGTGTTCTCAAAATTTCATTCAAGCATTGTTTTTGCAATCCCTAAAATGCTAGTGTTCCATTGCCAGGATGGGAAATATTCTGCCCTGTTAGGGTTAATATAATATTTTGGGTAACTAATGTACAGTACACTAAGTACATTTAGGCATTGTCCTTTGAAAACATTATTTTGGTAATAGTTTAGCTGTTACTAATTGCAAGTATTTTCATATAGTATTTAGTGTCTGTAGAACTTTCATATGGTTGTCACATGATTTAAGTACTTTCTTTAGAAATTGATTGCCAAGGTAAAGTTCATACTTCAACTTAATTTCCTATACTTCAGGGTCTGTTGAAGACTGATCCCCAACTGAAGGATTTCCTTACCAACCCTCTGCTGAGCAAGGATCTCAAGAAGGAGGCCATCAACTCTGTTCTGGCCAAGAAGAATGCTAGTCCACTGACGGTCAACCTCTTTGGTGCGTATTCATTCTGACTTGTATCATCACTTGGttactttctttcttgctcttactctttttcctTGTATGTCTTGTTCTattgctttttactttttctctgtaGACCTGTatccataagtttttttttttttttttttttttctaaatataaagATGGGAAGATCAATGGGAGAGCAGCTATGAATTCAGGCATAAACAAATATTTCATGCTACAGGTAAATGTAGCCATTTATAGTTAACCCATTTCGACTAGGATAATGTCTTGTCATATTATGGTAGACCGCCCCTCACACATGACAACATCTTCGGGTCATGCGTAGGGGGAACCTGCACCAAGTTGTCCACATTAAACTGAAGGGTGCTAGTTTAGCTTGTGGCTCCATTCATTGAGGAAAACTAGTCCCTCAGAAGTAGATTGTCTTTTTAGCATTACCTAAAATAATGTACAGCAATCGAGAGCATAGTGTGTGGGGTAATTTGGTtcctatgttttttattatccctTAAAGCCGACTCCGCATGTAACAAGATGTATTGTTTGCTATGACATGGGAAGCTTCCACTGTGATTAGGTTAAGAACTGCAATATTATATTAccttaaaaaatagatagattaaaagaatCTTTCTTGTTGAAATTCAAGCCTAGTTATCAATTTTCACATTTGAATGTATTTACCCAACAGGTGCTCTGGCTGAAAATGGTCGTCTTGCCAGTGTAGATGGTGTCCTGAGTTCCTTTGGCGTCATCATGGCTGCTGTGAGAGGAGAAGTCATTTGTGAAGTTACAACTGCCAAGGTATGATCAGCATATCAGTCTTTGTAAAGGAGGTTGCTGTGCATTCTTAGTCAGCAGTTTTCTCAGTCTGTGGGATTAATTGGTGTAAAAGAAagccagagaaaagagagacttgTGGTTTGTGATTTAGGTTGAGAGTATGGAGTCCATATCTGCAACTAATAGctctacaaacaaaaaaatctaacaaTTAAAGTGGTAGGGAGGGGGATGTTTCAGAATGTTGCAGTTGTGTATTGTGAAAGCAGGTTGAATTAactatatttctttctatgtcCTATGTTAAATGTATATTGCCCTCATTCACAGGGAAATTAATTTTGAAAGAGCCATAAAAACTTTAAATCCCAGTCTAATGCAAACCACAAGAGTATAAACATTGCTTCTTGTCCAGTTGTCTCATGAGTTGGTGGACAAGGAACCTCAGTATTATGAAAATAAGTGAATATTGTCATTAGTGTATTTTATGGATTTACATTAACCTATTGGCTGTGGGTATATTTATTGTCCACTGTAATTACTAGCTAATTTGGTTACATAAAGATGGCTCCACTACTGCTCAGCCTTGCTATTCATATCCATGCAGTCATACCACCAATAAACTACAAACCAAaaaaccttccatctctccttggtCGGCACCATACCACCAGAACAGACTGGGAAACTGCCCTTGCCCTTTACGAATAGGTCACACCCGCCTCACACATTCATACCTCATGCTCCAACCCACCTTAGTGCTCCTCAGGCAATGTTTCTTTTTCAGTCCCACATAGCCTACTATACTGCCCTTGCTTTACTAAAGCCTGTACATTCACATTTCCTTACTTGacctctcttccccaaccccctaacTTGTCAGACACCCTCAAGGAGTCGCATTTTTTCCAGTtaacctttttccccttcttcaaatgcacatacaccctccatttgatctaattacCCTTTCTCCTTAACCTTTTCCCCTTCTATCAATCCCTATCCTACCTCATttactctccctcctacccccttctttaCCATACTATCAGTAATACCATGGCCATTGAAATCTGACATTTtgttttgatgtctagcacatttacttGTTTTAAAGTATTTTAAGCAATATGCTGTTACCAGTATTGagaaattataatgttattaaatattattaaaatcatcaaaaATCCTTCAAAAGTCAAGGGAAAGGATAAACAGGGGAATTAGATAGTAGTAGTAAGTGCTTATGGAACCATCTGTGCAAACACACTATActgaaatcatgatgatgatgacatggcTGTCATGCATTATTGCCTATCTCTAGGTATGGAAGGCCATTAGTACTTTTTCTAGGAGCTCTTCTGTCCTTTGGTAAATTACATTTCTTGTCCAGCTGTGGAACCCACATGCCTTTgttggatatatttttttaagttgtATTACATTACATTAAAAGTAACTTCATTGGTAATTCATGcattatttatatttgatttgttCACAGTAGATATATAATCCTAACAGTAAAATTTAGTACATTGTAATTAACTTTTTAGTTATTAAACAGTGATAACAGGACACACATCAGATGTTAAAGGAAAACCTGTTAATGTAAAAAATGTTGGATATTTAACCTCTAACATTATcttggtattattagtattacttatgtataattttttaatatcatttgcaGGCTCTTGATGCAGCCATGCAGAAGGAATTGGAAGCCTCTCTCAAGGCTTTCCTCAAGAAGGGCGAGTCTCTGCAGCTGACAATGAAAGTGGACCCATCCATCATTGGCGGAATGATCGTCTCTATTGGCGACAAGTATGCTGACATGTCCATGGCATCCAAAATTAAGAAGTTCACAGCTCTTCTTGAACAAGCCGtataatttttttcatgtatttttatattgtaaagAAAATTGGAGCATTAAGCtttgattaatgaaaaaaaatgtaggaagaTGACATCTAGATTTGTTACCATCAATGGGAATGTAAATGTTCAAGTAAGTTGTGGTAACAATGAAAACACGAGGAATGCATTCCAGGTGACCAAGTAAAGTTCGGAATGTAAAATGGATGTATTTGAGGTTGTTGCAACCCAGTGTTTCCAGTGGAACTGTACAAAATGGAAATATTACTATAtgtaaattaaaaattttatGTAAATTGTATTTATTTCAATCAGACCTTCTGTTGTCTTCATCTGCATGTTTTCCCCTTGTTAATAAACCGGTGTGGTTATGGTCTGGATTTTCATTTATAGTATATAGTTTATTAAATGTAAAACAATACTACCAGTCATAAATTAAAGTGGATATGCATAAATGCCTTCAGATTATCCTGAAGTTGGTCATTGTATTCAAGGAACTAAGATAGGAATTCCATAACTTTATACTTTCATATTTAACAGAAACCAATCTAACAATATTGGGTtttggaaaggagaggaaaatatgatTAATACCAAAATCTACCTTCACTTCCACAatcgagaaaatgaaaatgggctTACTTTAACGAACTGGCAGTTCCCATCGGGCAATGGCCGGTTATTGAATATTTCACGCATGTTTACCAAGCTagagagtcccccccccccccaatcatttgcccgttgttgtgggggggcttaggagacggagacggagactgagaccgagacccaatgatggggaactcctcaaccttgggactcagccatcaactcaactaattttgcagtcttttttccccactcatacttttcgtttgtttcttcaccaatcccttctactatccacctcctaaggtgtgagagccgtgctaaaaggatgtaaggctgactttgtcagtcctgaacggcctgaggggaccatgggcacggtattcccctgctatacctggcccttacccctcaaggggaccctgaggggtggactatttttttcccccaacatactccaggcttatcatggccaataatgaagatgtaaccccactttaaggggcaatgaggcttgcccctttatcaaatagccccaatcccggctctcctttgaccacggctccgaacactgcaacaactcccccatcatcaatgcatactagtacagtatcaaccctaatcaacaaccaacccccaggagacatttctactctcccaacatgctcaacttcaacacctttactcccacaaccttcttcatcaaccatcccatctccccttattactaccttacaaccttattgccctcctccacacgtccccgctcttctactactacaagaatcctaaatactctatttagcccagccaaatgggaccgatttttcgtgatccctcccatagctccctactctcaaaacaccctcctcttccaacaatgcctccaaaaacaagtaggcaaagtctctttccgtagccgacgcgaccactcccgtctcgtcacagtaacaactgaaaaccaagctatagcattaacaaaacaaactgatctatgtggtaatcccatccctacagaacctcacccaaccctcaatacttgcactggaactgtctctatctccccaacagattgcccaatccatgacaaagaatggtcagattgtggagagatacttactcgcttgtctcacagactatgatgcaacatatgtacaatgctactccattcctcccagaggaaatcgtaagaaatccatcaacattgccaaaattactttccgtagacatgaccttcccttaaatgtttacataggtggggaatccctacctgtccgactataccaacctcctcctcgtcagtgccaaaatagTTGgtatttaggacatcctgccaaacattgccgttccacagccagatgcccgctatgtgcccaacctggccatactcgatcaaattgctctgcacaatcacgcacatgtgcaaactgtggcggcccccataatgtattttatagaggctgccccacctacaaatttgagtgaggtagcaactctcagattcagacttggactcactctacgtgaagccagacagaaagcacgtcgacaaggcttttctcttaccccctactcctgtaatgtcgctcactctgccaatccccctacctcccaagctcctacaccctctcctaaacccaacccccctccatctaacttcccctcttctacctcctaccttccccagtcaaat is part of the Penaeus chinensis breed Huanghai No. 1 chromosome 2, ASM1920278v2, whole genome shotgun sequence genome and harbors:
- the LOC125031835 gene encoding ATP synthase subunit O, mitochondrial-like, coding for MAAARFGILARSFSTSVATRQLVQPPVQVFGVEGRYATALYSAAMKKKALDAVDKDLKELSGLLKTDPQLKDFLTNPLLSKDLKKEAINSVLAKKNASPLTVNLFGALAENGRLASVDGVLSSFGVIMAAVRGEVICEVTTAKALDAAMQKELEASLKAFLKKGESLQLTMKVDPSIIGGMIVSIGDKYADMSMASKIKKFTALLEQAV